One window of Vanessa cardui chromosome 5, ilVanCard2.1, whole genome shotgun sequence genomic DNA carries:
- the LOC124529595 gene encoding uncharacterized protein LOC124529595 isoform X2 produces the protein MTWQMVTMMMRTVITEWAEGVALWEKILQSENEWQHFASALVAIAKTLKFDGWLLNVENKISKPDVLLQFVSYLHDILHQELENPVLIWYDSVTVDGHLNWQNGLNEKNRGYFDVVDGIFTNYSWSEKDVESSVVAAGERLTDLYIGIDVWGRNFYGGGQFNTQEAIQVAFTYGCSLAIFAPAWTYEAMSDDVGDINAIENADDLDTYEKFLLRDRALWCSLWPYLNTKLPSVLPFQTSFCRGQGKKRRLYGEVICPVPWYNLRHMQYQPNSSQGPHGYLLSTQDNIAHLSRIGFLKNKAGILKYRQSLEVSRVELVPGKSKEVSLTLKDDSVTILTHDETIEVTNETQEGRVSVKRKMKNALRNFFRTKAAKTATAEDSGEPAESSHGISGQSMVQMSVNLRLGNRTSKTRYALAYVSTELECLEPFYEDSFLGGSCLKVNPCDTVSREHRLSRLFFCDFYSENNLIVCTVTKTLVGHENQYLNLRLNLTDTKNRYKKVVLVGRSVPHELEVASAAEVMNLYPLSDPEDSGFRELQKYVVLNEAGFYVPVANAYGWKVRYYEVPLGGARVTAVSCRTGLPAGPILFGHFGVCARKHTPA, from the exons ATGACATGGCAAATGGTTACCATGATGATGC GTACTGTTATAACCGAGTGGGCGGAAGGTGTAGCACTGTGGGAAAAAATATTGCAGTCGGAAAATGAGTGGCAACATTTTGCAAGTGCCCTCGTAGCTATTGCTAAAACCTTAAAGTTCGACGGATGGCTTCTTAACGTCGAGAATAAG ATTTCGAAGCCGGACGTACTCTTGCAGTTTGTCAGCTACCTGCATGATATTCTGCACCAGGAGCTGGAAAATCCAGTGCTGATCTGGTATGACAGCGTCACAGTTGATGGTCATCTTAACTGGCAAAATGGACTCAATGAAAAGAACAG aggGTATTTCGATGTCGTGGACGGAATTTTCACCAACTACTCTTGGTCCGAAAAAGACGTGGAGTCCAGCGTGGTGGCGGCCGGCGAGCGGCTGACCGATCTCTATATCGGTATCGACGTTTGGGGGCGGAATTTTTACGGCGGCGGACAGTTTAACACGCAAGAA gccATACAAGTAGCCTTTACGTATGGTTGTTCGCTTGCAATATTCGCGCCGGCTTGGACGTACGAGGCCATGTCCGACGACGTTGGCGACATTAATGCAATCGAAAATGCGGACGATCTGGACACCTACGAAAAGTTCCTGCTGCGAGACCGAGCGCTCTGGTGCAGCTTGTGGCCTTATCTTAACACCAAGCTGCCTTCAGTCTTACCTTTTCAGACCTCCTTCTGCAGAGGACAAGGGAAAAAGAGGCGATTATATGGGGAG GTGATTTGTCCAGTTCCTTGGTACAATTTACGTCACATGCAGTACCAGCCAAACTCCTCCCAAGGGCCCCACGGTTACCTCTTATCGACTCAAGACAACATCGCCCACCTCTCTCGTATCggttttttgaaaaataaagccGGTATTCTCAAATATAGACAGTCGCTCGAAGTCAGCAGAGTGGAACTTGTGCCAGGAAAGAGCAAGGAGGTGTCTCTAACCCTAAAGGACGACAGCGTGACGATTCTGACTCACGACGAAACAATTGAGGTAACGAATGAAACTCAGGAGGGCCGCGTCAGCGTCAAGCGAAAAATGAAGAACGCCTTGCGAAATTTCTTCAGAACGAAAGCAGCGAAGACCGCGACCGCGGAGGACTCGGGCGAGCCCGCAGAGAGCTCGCACGGGATATCGGGGCAGTCGATGGTGCAAATGTCCGTGAATTTGCGGTTAGGGAACAGAACAAGCAAGACGAGGTACGCCCTGGCGTACGTTTCCACGGAGTTGGAGTGCCTGGAGCCGTTCTACGAGGACAGCTTCCTCGGGGGCTCCTGCCTCAAGGTGAACCCCTGCGACACGGTGAGCAGGGAGCACCGACTGTCCCGGTTATTCTTTTGTGATTTCTACAGCGAGAACAATTTAATCGTGTGCACGGTGACCAAGACTCTAGTGGGACATGAGAACCAGTATTTAAACTTGAGGCTCAATTTGACGGATACCAAGAACAGGTACAAGAAGGTGGTGCTGGTGGGCCGCAGCGTGCCGCACGAACTCGAGGTCGCCTCCGCTGCCGAGGTCATGAACCTGTACCCCCTGAGTGACCCAGAGGACTCGGGCTTCAGAGAGCTGCAGAAGTACGTGGTGCTAAACGAGGCTGGGTTCTACGTGCCCGTTGCCAACGCATACGGATGGAAAGTTAG GTACTACGAGGTGCCGCTGGGCGGCGCGCGCGTGACGGCGGTGTCGTGCCGCACGGGGCTGCCCGCCGGGCCCATCCTGTTTGGGCACTTCGGCGTGTGCGCCAGGAAACACACACCGGCTTAA
- the LOC124529595 gene encoding uncharacterized protein LOC124529595 isoform X1: protein MTEKKIWKHQDLTCKPLDTLEEVLSFLQEPPSWSSLCTDIKTHSDCIVRNTDINKFFGENLLETPQTFCHYDPETEEEIERVDRKKIPKTLVCHDMANGYHDDAVIDGTGNYSAYTFYNWAAIDIFCYFSHHFITIPPLGWINVGHAHGVQVIGTVITEWAEGVALWEKILQSENEWQHFASALVAIAKTLKFDGWLLNVENKISKPDVLLQFVSYLHDILHQELENPVLIWYDSVTVDGHLNWQNGLNEKNRGYFDVVDGIFTNYSWSEKDVESSVVAAGERLTDLYIGIDVWGRNFYGGGQFNTQEAIQVAFTYGCSLAIFAPAWTYEAMSDDVGDINAIENADDLDTYEKFLLRDRALWCSLWPYLNTKLPSVLPFQTSFCRGQGKKRRLYGEVICPVPWYNLRHMQYQPNSSQGPHGYLLSTQDNIAHLSRIGFLKNKAGILKYRQSLEVSRVELVPGKSKEVSLTLKDDSVTILTHDETIEVTNETQEGRVSVKRKMKNALRNFFRTKAAKTATAEDSGEPAESSHGISGQSMVQMSVNLRLGNRTSKTRYALAYVSTELECLEPFYEDSFLGGSCLKVNPCDTVSREHRLSRLFFCDFYSENNLIVCTVTKTLVGHENQYLNLRLNLTDTKNRYKKVVLVGRSVPHELEVASAAEVMNLYPLSDPEDSGFRELQKYVVLNEAGFYVPVANAYGWKVRYYEVPLGGARVTAVSCRTGLPAGPILFGHFGVCARKHTPA from the exons ATGACTGAAAAGAAAATTTGGAAACATCAAGACTTAACCTGTAAACCGCTTGATACCTTGGAAGAAGTTTTATCTTTTCTACAAGAACCGCCAAGTTGGAGTTCTCTTTGCACAGATATCAAGACCCACAGCGACTGTATAGTCCGAAATACAGATATTAACAAGTTTTTTGGTGAAAATTTACTCGAAACTCCGCAAACATTTTGTCATTATGATCCGGAAACGGAAGAAGAAATTGAACGCgtagacagaaaaaaaatacctaaGACATTGGTTTGCCATGACATGGCAAATGGTTACCATGATGATGC tgtaaTCGATGGCACTGGTAATTACAGCGCGTATACGTTTTATAATTGGGCCGCCATCGACATTTTCTGCTACTTCAGTCACCATTTCATAACTATACCTCCCCTTGGCTGGATTAATGTCGGACACGCACATGGGGTTCAAGTAAttg GTACTGTTATAACCGAGTGGGCGGAAGGTGTAGCACTGTGGGAAAAAATATTGCAGTCGGAAAATGAGTGGCAACATTTTGCAAGTGCCCTCGTAGCTATTGCTAAAACCTTAAAGTTCGACGGATGGCTTCTTAACGTCGAGAATAAG ATTTCGAAGCCGGACGTACTCTTGCAGTTTGTCAGCTACCTGCATGATATTCTGCACCAGGAGCTGGAAAATCCAGTGCTGATCTGGTATGACAGCGTCACAGTTGATGGTCATCTTAACTGGCAAAATGGACTCAATGAAAAGAACAG aggGTATTTCGATGTCGTGGACGGAATTTTCACCAACTACTCTTGGTCCGAAAAAGACGTGGAGTCCAGCGTGGTGGCGGCCGGCGAGCGGCTGACCGATCTCTATATCGGTATCGACGTTTGGGGGCGGAATTTTTACGGCGGCGGACAGTTTAACACGCAAGAA gccATACAAGTAGCCTTTACGTATGGTTGTTCGCTTGCAATATTCGCGCCGGCTTGGACGTACGAGGCCATGTCCGACGACGTTGGCGACATTAATGCAATCGAAAATGCGGACGATCTGGACACCTACGAAAAGTTCCTGCTGCGAGACCGAGCGCTCTGGTGCAGCTTGTGGCCTTATCTTAACACCAAGCTGCCTTCAGTCTTACCTTTTCAGACCTCCTTCTGCAGAGGACAAGGGAAAAAGAGGCGATTATATGGGGAG GTGATTTGTCCAGTTCCTTGGTACAATTTACGTCACATGCAGTACCAGCCAAACTCCTCCCAAGGGCCCCACGGTTACCTCTTATCGACTCAAGACAACATCGCCCACCTCTCTCGTATCggttttttgaaaaataaagccGGTATTCTCAAATATAGACAGTCGCTCGAAGTCAGCAGAGTGGAACTTGTGCCAGGAAAGAGCAAGGAGGTGTCTCTAACCCTAAAGGACGACAGCGTGACGATTCTGACTCACGACGAAACAATTGAGGTAACGAATGAAACTCAGGAGGGCCGCGTCAGCGTCAAGCGAAAAATGAAGAACGCCTTGCGAAATTTCTTCAGAACGAAAGCAGCGAAGACCGCGACCGCGGAGGACTCGGGCGAGCCCGCAGAGAGCTCGCACGGGATATCGGGGCAGTCGATGGTGCAAATGTCCGTGAATTTGCGGTTAGGGAACAGAACAAGCAAGACGAGGTACGCCCTGGCGTACGTTTCCACGGAGTTGGAGTGCCTGGAGCCGTTCTACGAGGACAGCTTCCTCGGGGGCTCCTGCCTCAAGGTGAACCCCTGCGACACGGTGAGCAGGGAGCACCGACTGTCCCGGTTATTCTTTTGTGATTTCTACAGCGAGAACAATTTAATCGTGTGCACGGTGACCAAGACTCTAGTGGGACATGAGAACCAGTATTTAAACTTGAGGCTCAATTTGACGGATACCAAGAACAGGTACAAGAAGGTGGTGCTGGTGGGCCGCAGCGTGCCGCACGAACTCGAGGTCGCCTCCGCTGCCGAGGTCATGAACCTGTACCCCCTGAGTGACCCAGAGGACTCGGGCTTCAGAGAGCTGCAGAAGTACGTGGTGCTAAACGAGGCTGGGTTCTACGTGCCCGTTGCCAACGCATACGGATGGAAAGTTAG GTACTACGAGGTGCCGCTGGGCGGCGCGCGCGTGACGGCGGTGTCGTGCCGCACGGGGCTGCCCGCCGGGCCCATCCTGTTTGGGCACTTCGGCGTGTGCGCCAGGAAACACACACCGGCTTAA